The Staphylococcus carnosus genome has a segment encoding these proteins:
- the atpA gene encoding F0F1 ATP synthase subunit alpha, which yields MAIKAEEISALLRSQIENYESEMSVTDVGTVIQIGDGIALVHGLNDVMAGELVEFHNGVLGLAQNLEESNVGIVILGPYTDIKEGDEVKRTGRIMEVPVGEELIGRVVNPLGQPLDGQGPIKTDKTRPVEEKATGVMARQSVDEPLQTGIKAIDALVPIGRGQRELIIGDRQTGKTTIAIDTILNQADQDMICIYVAIGQKESTVRATVEKLRQSGALDYTIVVTASAADPAPLLYIAPYSGVTMGEEFMFNGKQVLIVYDDLTKQAAAYRELSLLLRRPPGREAYPGDVFYLHSRLLERAAKLNDSLGGGSITALPIIETQAGDISAYVPTNVISITDGQIFLESDLFFSGVRPAINAGFSVSRVGGSAQIKAMKKVAGTLRLDLASYRELESFAQFGSDLDEFTARKLERGKRTVEVLKQPQGAPLPVQNEVLIIYALVNGFLDDIPVEDVIRFENELFNWAKNNASDLLDQIKDKGTLPDKEAMNSAIENFKRSFSVSE from the coding sequence ATGGCCATAAAAGCTGAAGAAATTAGTGCATTACTTCGCTCACAAATCGAAAATTATGAGTCAGAGATGTCTGTTACTGATGTCGGTACTGTAATTCAGATTGGTGATGGTATTGCATTAGTTCACGGATTAAACGACGTTATGGCTGGTGAGTTAGTAGAGTTCCACAATGGTGTTCTTGGATTAGCTCAAAACCTAGAAGAATCAAACGTTGGTATCGTTATTTTAGGACCATATACAGATATTAAAGAGGGCGATGAAGTTAAACGTACAGGACGTATCATGGAAGTACCTGTAGGTGAAGAACTTATCGGACGTGTGGTTAACCCATTAGGTCAACCATTAGATGGACAAGGTCCAATCAAAACTGATAAAACACGCCCAGTTGAAGAAAAAGCAACTGGTGTTATGGCGAGACAATCAGTAGATGAACCATTACAAACTGGTATTAAAGCAATCGATGCTTTAGTTCCAATCGGCCGTGGTCAACGTGAGTTAATCATCGGTGACCGTCAAACAGGTAAAACTACAATTGCTATTGATACAATCTTGAACCAAGCAGATCAAGATATGATTTGTATCTATGTAGCTATTGGACAAAAAGAATCTACAGTTCGTGCAACTGTTGAAAAATTAAGACAAAGCGGTGCTTTAGATTACACAATCGTAGTTACAGCATCAGCAGCTGACCCAGCTCCATTATTGTATATTGCACCATACTCAGGTGTAACAATGGGTGAAGAATTTATGTTCAACGGTAAACAAGTTTTAATCGTTTATGATGATTTAACTAAACAAGCTGCTGCTTACCGTGAACTTTCATTATTACTTCGCAGACCACCAGGTCGTGAAGCTTACCCAGGTGACGTTTTCTATCTACATAGTAGATTATTAGAACGTGCTGCAAAACTAAACGATAGCCTAGGCGGTGGTTCAATTACTGCATTGCCTATTATTGAAACACAAGCTGGTGACATTTCAGCTTATGTACCAACTAACGTTATTTCAATCACTGACGGACAAATTTTCTTAGAATCTGACTTGTTCTTCTCTGGCGTTCGTCCAGCGATTAACGCAGGTTTCTCTGTATCACGTGTTGGTGGTTCAGCTCAAATTAAAGCGATGAAAAAAGTTGCAGGTACATTACGTTTAGACTTAGCTTCTTACCGTGAATTAGAATCATTTGCTCAATTCGGTTCTGATTTAGATGAATTCACAGCTAGAAAATTAGAACGTGGTAAACGTACGGTTGAAGTCTTGAAACAACCTCAAGGCGCACCACTACCTGTTCAAAATGAAGTATTAATTATCTATGCATTAGTTAATGGTTTCTTAGATGATATTCCTGTTGAAGATGTAATCCGTTTTGAAAATGAATTATTCAACTGGGCTAAAAATAATGCATCAGACTTATTAGACCAAATCAAAGACAAAGGTACTTTACCAGATAAAGAAGCAATGAACAGCGCTATTGAAAACTTCAAACGCAGTTTCAGTGTATCTGAGTAA
- the atpG gene encoding ATP synthase F1 subunit gamma, with translation MGSLKDIDSRIKSTKKMNQITKAMNMVASSKLNKAQRNSNQFKPYMDKLQNAITAVAGQTTSNHPMLVERPVKKRGYLVISSDRGLAGAYNANILRKVLQDIQERGENPSDYKLLVLGKVGIDFFKNRSIEVEYALPDVPDQPTFKSIEPVTKKAIDLYENGDIDELNIYYNKFINVLESKPTAKRVLPLSKEDASSGLGQMSSYEFEPDKESILNIILPQYVEGLIYGTILNAKASEHAMRMTAMKNASDNASDLIDDLSLQYNRARQAAITQQITEIVGGATALE, from the coding sequence ATGGGATCTCTAAAGGATATTGATTCAAGAATCAAATCGACGAAGAAAATGAATCAAATCACTAAGGCAATGAACATGGTAGCGAGTTCTAAATTGAACAAAGCTCAACGTAATTCAAATCAGTTCAAACCTTATATGGATAAATTGCAAAATGCAATTACTGCTGTAGCAGGTCAAACGACATCTAATCATCCGATGCTTGTAGAACGACCAGTAAAAAAACGTGGTTACTTAGTTATCTCAAGTGACCGTGGATTAGCAGGTGCATATAACGCAAATATCTTACGTAAAGTATTACAAGATATTCAAGAACGCGGCGAAAATCCTAGTGATTATAAATTGTTAGTTCTTGGTAAAGTAGGGATAGACTTCTTCAAAAATAGAAGTATTGAAGTTGAATACGCATTGCCTGATGTACCAGATCAGCCAACATTCAAATCAATCGAACCTGTTACAAAGAAAGCAATTGATTTATATGAAAACGGCGATATTGATGAATTGAATATTTACTATAATAAATTCATCAACGTTCTTGAAAGCAAACCGACTGCTAAAAGAGTATTACCATTAAGTAAAGAAGATGCAAGTTCAGGTCTTGGACAAATGTCTTCATATGAATTTGAACCTGATAAAGAATCAATCTTGAATATTATTTTGCCGCAATATGTAGAAGGCTTAATTTATGGCACGATTTTAAATGCTAAAGCAAGTGAACATGCAATGCGTATGACTGCTATGAAAAATGCTTCTGACAATGCGAGCGACCTTATTGACGATTTATCATTACAATATAACCGAGCACGTCAAGCTGCAATCACTCAACAAATTACTGAGATTGTCGGTGGCGCAACTGCTCTTGAATAG
- the atpD gene encoding F0F1 ATP synthase subunit beta, which translates to MGVGRVTQIMGPVIDVRFNHDELPKINNALVLDVPKKDGTTESLTLEVALELGDDVVRTIAMDSTDGIKRGDDVKDTGRPISVPVGDDTLGRVFNVLGDPIDNAGPIPESVPREPIHRQPPPFDELSTKVEILETGIKVVDLLAPYIKGGKVGLFGGAGVGKTVLIQELINNIAQEHGGISVFAGVGERTREGNDLYFEMSDSGVIKKTAMVFGQMNEPPGARMRVALSGLTMAEYFRDVKGQDVLLFIDNIFRFTQAGSEVSALLGRMPSAVGYQPTLATEMGQLQERITSTMKGSITSIQAVFVPADDYTDPAPATAFAHLDATTNLERKLTEMGIYPAVDPLASTSRALEPSIVGQEHYDVARRVQATLQKYRELQDIIAILGMDELSDEDKSTVERARRIQFFLSQNFHVAEQFTGQKGSYVSVKRTVEDFKDILEGKYDHIPEDAFRLVGSMDDVLEKAKDMGVEV; encoded by the coding sequence ATGGGTGTAGGCCGCGTAACACAAATCATGGGTCCAGTAATCGATGTAAGATTTAATCATGACGAACTTCCTAAGATTAATAACGCATTAGTGCTAGATGTACCTAAAAAAGATGGCACTACTGAATCTCTTACATTAGAAGTAGCACTTGAATTAGGCGATGATGTTGTTAGAACAATCGCTATGGACTCAACTGACGGAATCAAACGTGGTGACGATGTTAAGGATACAGGTCGTCCAATCAGTGTTCCTGTCGGAGATGACACATTAGGAAGAGTATTTAATGTATTGGGTGATCCTATTGATAATGCAGGTCCAATTCCTGAATCAGTACCACGTGAACCAATTCATAGACAACCACCACCATTTGATGAATTATCAACTAAAGTTGAAATTTTAGAAACTGGTATTAAAGTTGTTGACTTATTAGCACCATATATTAAAGGTGGTAAAGTTGGACTATTCGGTGGTGCCGGTGTTGGTAAAACTGTATTAATCCAAGAATTAATTAACAACATCGCTCAAGAACACGGCGGTATTTCAGTATTTGCTGGTGTTGGGGAACGTACACGTGAAGGTAATGACTTGTACTTTGAAATGAGCGATAGTGGCGTAATCAAAAAAACAGCAATGGTATTCGGACAAATGAACGAGCCGCCTGGTGCACGTATGCGTGTAGCTTTATCAGGTTTAACAATGGCTGAATATTTCCGTGATGTTAAAGGACAAGATGTTCTTTTATTCATCGATAATATCTTCCGTTTTACACAAGCAGGTTCAGAAGTATCTGCATTGCTTGGTCGTATGCCATCAGCCGTTGGTTACCAACCAACACTTGCTACTGAAATGGGTCAATTACAAGAACGTATCACATCAACAATGAAAGGTTCTATCACGTCTATCCAAGCAGTATTCGTACCTGCCGATGACTATACTGACCCTGCGCCAGCTACAGCATTTGCTCACTTAGATGCAACAACTAACTTGGAACGTAAATTAACAGAAATGGGTATTTATCCAGCTGTGGATCCATTAGCATCTACTTCAAGAGCACTTGAACCATCAATTGTTGGTCAAGAACACTATGATGTTGCTCGTCGTGTGCAAGCTACATTACAAAAATACAGAGAATTACAAGACATTATCGCTATCTTAGGTATGGACGAATTGTCTGATGAAGATAAGAGTACAGTTGAACGCGCAAGACGTATTCAATTCTTCTTATCTCAAAACTTCCACGTAGCAGAACAATTTACTGGTCAAAAAGGTTCTTATGTTTCTGTAAAACGTACAGTTGAAGACTTCAAAGATATCTTAGAAGGTAAATATGATCATATTCCTGAAGATGCATTCCGTTTAGTCGGCAGCATGGATGATGTATTAGAGAAAGCTAAAGACATGGGTGTTGAAGTTTAA
- a CDS encoding F0F1 ATP synthase subunit epsilon — translation MNTMNVNIVTPNGSVYNQDNVEITVLQTVGGDMGVMYGHIPTVTAIHTGYVKVHYTDGIDYIAVSDGFVEIRQEKTSIIVQTAEKAEDIDVRRAESAKERAESHLNNNDEDTDINRAKRALERAENRLKVSDLLK, via the coding sequence ATGAACACAATGAACGTTAATATTGTTACTCCTAATGGTTCTGTTTATAACCAAGATAATGTTGAAATTACTGTTTTACAAACAGTTGGCGGTGACATGGGTGTTATGTATGGTCATATTCCGACTGTGACAGCAATTCATACTGGTTATGTTAAAGTACATTATACAGATGGAATTGATTACATCGCTGTAAGTGATGGATTCGTAGAAATCAGACAAGAAAAAACGTCAATAATTGTACAAACAGCAGAAAAAGCTGAAGATATTGATGTCAGACGTGCTGAATCGGCTAAAGAACGAGCAGAATCACATTTGAATAACAATGACGAAGATACTGACATTAACAGAGCAAAACGAGCTTTAGAGCGTGCTGAAAACCGTCTCAAAGTTTCGGATTTACTAAAATAA
- a CDS encoding DUF1146 family protein, whose amino-acid sequence MDYLGQFAIAHLILHVVCICVAFWALNALRLEQFFKKGYPVQVQVLIIFVAILIGTGVSNFIIDLLQFSTQLKYLGK is encoded by the coding sequence ATGGATTATTTAGGTCAATTTGCAATTGCACACTTAATATTACATGTTGTTTGTATATGTGTAGCTTTTTGGGCACTCAATGCTTTGAGATTAGAACAATTTTTTAAAAAAGGATATCCTGTGCAGGTACAAGTCTTAATTATTTTCGTTGCTATATTAATAGGCACAGGCGTCAGCAACTTTATAATAGATTTGCTTCAATTCTCAACTCAATTGAAATACTTAGGGAAGTAA
- the murA gene encoding UDP-N-acetylglucosamine 1-carboxyvinyltransferase, giving the protein MTRDRIVINGGNRLEGEVQVEGAKNAVLPVLTASLLASKGVSTLHNVPELSDVETINNVLSTLNADITYNKENNSVTVDATKKLNFEAPYEYVSKMRASILVMGPLLARLGHAKVALPGGCAIGSRPIEQHIKGFEALGAEIHLENGFIFAETENGLKGTEIHLDFPSVGATQNIIMAASLAEGKTVLENVAREPEIVDLANYINEMGGNVSGAGTDTITIYGVKELHGVEHAIIPDRIEAGTLIIAGAITRGDVFVRGAIKEHMTSLLYKLEEMGVNLDYQEDGIRVSAEGELKAVDVKTLPHPGFPTDMQSQIMALLLTAEGHKVITETVFENRFMHVGEFKRMNAQITVEGRNAKITGKSKLQGAQVKATDLRAGAALILAGLVAEGTTEVSELKHLDRGYVNFNGKLKSLGADIERVSE; this is encoded by the coding sequence ATGACTAGAGATAGAATTGTAATAAATGGTGGAAATCGTCTTGAAGGAGAAGTTCAAGTCGAAGGAGCAAAAAATGCAGTATTACCAGTACTAACTGCATCATTGCTAGCTTCAAAGGGAGTTAGTACATTACATAATGTTCCAGAATTAAGTGATGTAGAAACGATTAACAATGTATTATCAACATTAAATGCAGATATTACGTACAATAAAGAAAATAATAGCGTTACAGTAGATGCTACAAAGAAACTTAATTTTGAAGCACCTTATGAATATGTAAGTAAAATGCGTGCAAGCATTTTGGTAATGGGTCCATTATTAGCAAGACTTGGTCACGCGAAAGTAGCGTTACCAGGCGGTTGTGCAATTGGCAGCAGACCTATCGAACAACATATCAAAGGTTTTGAAGCACTTGGTGCAGAAATTCATTTAGAAAATGGTTTTATTTTTGCAGAAACAGAAAATGGTTTAAAAGGAACAGAAATTCATTTAGATTTCCCAAGTGTAGGTGCTACCCAAAATATTATTATGGCAGCTTCTTTAGCTGAGGGGAAAACAGTACTTGAAAATGTAGCACGTGAACCTGAAATTGTTGATCTTGCAAATTACATTAATGAAATGGGCGGTAATGTATCTGGAGCAGGTACAGATACTATTACAATATATGGTGTTAAAGAGCTGCATGGTGTTGAGCACGCAATTATTCCTGACCGTATTGAAGCGGGAACACTTATCATTGCAGGTGCTATTACACGTGGTGATGTTTTTGTTCGAGGTGCAATTAAAGAACATATGACAAGTCTTCTATATAAATTAGAAGAAATGGGTGTAAATTTAGATTATCAAGAAGATGGTATTCGCGTTTCAGCAGAAGGCGAATTAAAGGCAGTTGATGTTAAGACATTACCTCATCCTGGCTTCCCAACAGATATGCAGTCTCAAATTATGGCTTTATTATTAACTGCAGAAGGCCATAAAGTTATAACTGAAACAGTATTTGAAAATCGTTTCATGCATGTAGGTGAATTTAAACGTATGAACGCTCAAATTACTGTTGAAGGCAGAAATGCTAAAATTACTGGAAAAAGTAAATTGCAAGGTGCACAGGTAAAGGCTACAGATTTACGTGCAGGTGCCGCATTGATTTTAGCTGGATTAGTGGCTGAAGGTACAACAGAAGTTTCTGAATTGAAACACTTAGATAGAGGTTATGTGAACTTCAATGGTAAATTAAAATCACTCGGTGCAGATATCGAACGTGTAAGTGAATAG
- a CDS encoding DNA-directed RNA polymerase subunit beta, with protein MRHLPIGFGIIIIVILIILMFLVGIIIGYLLNHENPLSFFDYQTWRHFKQLFGG; from the coding sequence ATGAGACATCTTCCAATAGGATTTGGTATAATAATTATCGTTATATTGATAATATTGATGTTCCTTGTTGGAATCATTATCGGTTATCTGCTTAATCATGAGAATCCTTTATCGTTTTTTGATTACCAGACATGGCGACATTTCAAACAGCTTTTTGGAGGTTAA
- the fabZ gene encoding 3-hydroxyacyl-ACP dehydratase FabZ, translating into METVFDYNQIKEIIPHRQPFLLIDRVVEYEEGQRCVAIKQVSGNEPFFQGHFPDYAVMPGVLITEALAQTGAVALLNSEQNKGKIALFAGIDKCRFKRQVTPGDTLTLEVEITKMRGPIGKGTAKATVDGQLACSCELTFAIQDV; encoded by the coding sequence ATGGAAACAGTTTTTGACTACAATCAAATTAAAGAGATTATCCCACATAGACAACCATTTTTATTAATTGATAGAGTTGTTGAATATGAAGAAGGACAACGTTGTGTTGCAATTAAACAAGTTTCAGGAAACGAGCCGTTTTTCCAAGGTCATTTTCCTGACTATGCGGTAATGCCGGGTGTATTAATTACTGAAGCATTGGCACAAACTGGAGCAGTTGCATTGTTAAATAGCGAACAAAACAAAGGTAAAATTGCTTTATTTGCAGGAATCGATAAATGTCGATTTAAAAGACAAGTAACGCCAGGGGATACATTAACTTTAGAAGTTGAGATCACTAAAATGCGTGGACCAATTGGTAAAGGTACAGCTAAAGCTACAGTTGACGGACAACTTGCATGCAGTTGTGAACTTACTTTTGCAATACAAGATGTATAA
- a CDS encoding YwpF family protein, with the protein MKTFKAVRFQIVTKNGGVIEYELYDGVIINKEQSGTGWLLEIVISSNHYDIMKEYMDDEALLDIRVVITRPSNDPALFDATIKNISLYGNENENMSVIFDCHVYTLRQVYAENLLAQLVDEGIEGEELKKSFNRMMQSKPRLKDERREE; encoded by the coding sequence TTGAAAACATTTAAAGCAGTCAGATTCCAAATTGTCACTAAAAATGGCGGGGTTATAGAATACGAGCTATATGATGGTGTGATTATTAATAAAGAACAAAGTGGTACTGGTTGGTTATTAGAAATCGTTATTTCCAGCAATCATTACGACATAATGAAAGAATATATGGACGATGAAGCTTTACTTGATATTCGTGTAGTCATCACTCGACCATCTAATGATCCTGCACTATTTGATGCCACGATTAAAAACATTTCATTATATGGAAATGAAAATGAAAACATGTCTGTTATTTTTGATTGCCATGTCTATACGCTCAGACAAGTCTATGCTGAAAATTTATTAGCTCAACTTGTAGATGAAGGCATTGAAGGTGAAGAATTAAAAAAATCATTTAATAGAATGATGCAATCTAAACCGCGACTTAAAGATGAGCGACGAGAAGAATAA
- a CDS encoding single-stranded DNA-binding protein, with protein MLNKIVIVGRLTRNPQLTEKEGSEIASFSVATERNYNYQGQTQQAVDYIFCKAYGKIAINIAKYTKKGSLVGITGHMRSYKYEKDKQTHFITELVVETIKFISNPNSNESSSSNQSTITDDFDGSPALQENQLLSVSTEPQTQNQ; from the coding sequence TTGTTAAATAAGATCGTAATTGTAGGACGATTAACGCGTAACCCTCAATTAACAGAAAAGGAGGGAAGTGAAATTGCCAGTTTTAGTGTAGCAACAGAAAGAAATTATAATTATCAAGGTCAAACCCAACAAGCAGTTGATTATATCTTTTGTAAAGCATATGGAAAGATAGCAATCAATATTGCTAAATATACTAAGAAGGGTTCACTCGTAGGGATTACGGGTCATATGCGTTCTTATAAGTATGAAAAAGACAAACAGACACATTTTATAACTGAATTAGTTGTTGAAACAATCAAATTTATTTCAAATCCAAACTCTAATGAAAGTTCCTCTTCAAATCAATCTACTATAACTGATGACTTTGACGGTAGCCCTGCCTTACAAGAAAATCAGTTACTTTCAGTTTCAACTGAACCTCAAACTCAAAATCAATAG
- a CDS encoding transglycosylase family protein → MKKLLVASSASAALFAVGVGANAHAAEDNNVNQDQLAQTALNNTQQLNDAPVQEGAYNIAFDNSGYNFNFNSDGTNWSWSYNADSSAQQAPAQSTTQEQAPAAQQAPAQSTTQEQAPAAQQAPAQEQTQQPAQQPAQQQTQQPAQQSADSGSNVQVNDHLKAIAQRESGGDIHAINSSSGAAGKYQFLQTTWDSVAPAEYQGKPASEAPEAVQDAAAQKLYDTAGPSQWVTA, encoded by the coding sequence ATGAAAAAATTATTAGTAGCTTCATCAGCATCAGCAGCATTATTTGCAGTAGGAGTAGGCGCAAACGCACATGCAGCCGAAGATAACAATGTAAATCAAGATCAATTAGCTCAAACAGCTTTAAATAATACACAACAATTAAACGATGCACCTGTTCAAGAAGGCGCTTATAATATTGCATTTGACAACTCAGGTTACAACTTCAACTTTAACTCAGATGGTACTAACTGGAGTTGGAGTTATAATGCAGACAGTTCAGCTCAACAAGCACCAGCACAATCAACTACTCAAGAACAAGCACCAGCAGCTCAACAAGCACCAGCACAATCAACTACTCAAGAACAAGCACCAGCAGCTCAACAAGCACCAGCACAAGAACAAACTCAACAACCAGCTCAACAACCAGCTCAACAACAAACTCAACAACCAGCTCAACAATCAGCTGATTCTGGTTCAAACGTACAAGTTAACGATCACTTAAAAGCAATTGCTCAACGTGAATCAGGTGGCGACATCCATGCGATTAACTCATCATCAGGTGCAGCAGGTAAATACCAATTCTTACAAACTACTTGGGATTCAGTAGCTCCTGCAGAATATCAAGGTAAACCAGCATCAGAAGCTCCTGAAGCAGTACAAGATGCAGCAGCTCAAAAATTATATGACACAGCTGGCCCAAGCCAATGGGTAACTGCATAA
- a CDS encoding transglycosylase, which produces MKKLLVVSSVATAAFLATGAASHNAHAAEVSQSQQQLAETALNNPSELNQHPVQAGAYNIDFVYNGNEFHFESDGQHFSWNYTAAGSNASAQPTQATTTQAAPAQQAAPVAQQTQTYSTTTQTTQTTTSYSAPVQQQSYSAPARSYSTASVSTGGSTKAQFLAAGGTEDMWNTIVMPESGGNPNAVSPNGYMGLGQTKEGWGTGSVSAQTKGMINYANSRYGSLSNATAFRASHGWW; this is translated from the coding sequence ATGAAAAAATTATTAGTAGTATCATCAGTAGCCACTGCCGCATTCTTAGCAACAGGAGCAGCTTCACATAACGCTCACGCAGCAGAAGTAAGCCAATCACAACAACAATTAGCTGAAACAGCGCTTAATAATCCATCAGAATTAAACCAACACCCTGTTCAAGCAGGTGCTTATAATATTGATTTCGTATATAACGGAAATGAATTCCATTTTGAATCAGACGGTCAACACTTTAGCTGGAATTACACAGCAGCAGGTTCTAATGCATCAGCTCAACCAACACAAGCTACAACAACTCAAGCAGCACCAGCACAACAAGCTGCACCAGTAGCACAACAAACTCAAACATACAGCACTACAACTCAAACTACACAAACTACAACTAGCTACAGTGCTCCTGTACAACAACAAAGTTACAGTGCTCCAGCACGTAGTTACAGCACAGCATCAGTTTCAACTGGCGGTTCAACTAAAGCTCAATTCTTAGCTGCAGGTGGGACTGAAGATATGTGGAATACTATTGTAATGCCAGAATCAGGTGGTAACCCGAACGCAGTAAGTCCAAATGGATACATGGGCCTTGGTCAAACTAAAGAAGGTTGGGGAACTGGATCAGTTTCAGCTCAAACTAAAGGTATGATCAATTATGCAAACTCACGTTATGGTTCACTTTCAAACGCAACTGCTTTCCGTGCATCTCACGGTTGGTGGTAA
- a CDS encoding transglycosylase family protein, with protein sequence MNPDSGAAGKYQFLQSTWDAVAPAGWRGVNPASAPEYIQDQAALTLWDNGNGAGHWAY encoded by the coding sequence ATCAACCCTGATTCAGGTGCGGCAGGTAAATACCAATTCTTACAATCTACTTGGGATGCAGTAGCTCCAGCAGGTTGGAGAGGCGTAAACCCAGCTAGTGCTCCAGAATATATTCAAGACCAAGCAGCGCTTACTCTTTGGGATAATGGTAACGGTGCAGGACACTGGGCATATTAA
- the tenA gene encoding thiaminase II yields MNFAETLERDAQPIIDEIYQDHFIQELLKGDIKKEALRQYLRADASYLREFANIYALLIPIMPDLESVRFLVDQIQFIVNGEVEAHEYMADYIGENYNEIVQKKVWPPSGDHYIKHMYYNVYAHENAAYAIAAMAPCPYVYAMIAKRAMKDPNLNKSSILAKWFEFYNTEMDPLIEVLDDLMNQLTANMSETEKNEVRENYLQSTVHELNFFNMAYTSEKWQFGGERV; encoded by the coding sequence ATGAATTTTGCAGAAACATTAGAGAGAGATGCACAACCGATTATTGATGAAATTTATCAAGATCATTTTATTCAAGAACTTTTAAAAGGGGACATTAAAAAAGAAGCCTTACGTCAGTATTTACGTGCAGATGCTTCTTATTTAAGAGAGTTTGCAAATATCTATGCATTATTAATACCAATAATGCCAGATTTAGAAAGTGTGCGTTTTTTAGTTGATCAAATTCAATTTATAGTAAATGGTGAAGTAGAAGCACATGAATATATGGCTGATTATATTGGTGAAAACTATAATGAAATCGTACAAAAAAAGGTTTGGCCGCCTAGTGGTGACCATTATATTAAACATATGTACTACAACGTATATGCGCATGAAAACGCAGCGTATGCAATTGCTGCAATGGCACCATGTCCATATGTTTATGCGATGATTGCAAAGCGTGCAATGAAAGATCCGAATTTAAATAAATCCTCGATTTTAGCAAAGTGGTTTGAGTTTTATAACACAGAAATGGATCCGTTGATTGAAGTATTAGATGATTTAATGAATCAATTAACTGCAAATATGTCTGAAACTGAAAAAAATGAAGTGCGAGAAAATTACTTGCAAAGTACAGTGCACGAATTGAACTTTTTCAACATGGCTTATACAAGTGAAAAATGGCAATTTGGAGGAGAGAGAGTATGA
- the thiD gene encoding bifunctional hydroxymethylpyrimidine kinase/phosphomethylpyrimidine kinase, with amino-acid sequence MNKPKIALTIAGTDPTGGAGVMADLKSFHACGVYGMAAITSIVAQNTKGVQHIHNLDITWLKEQLDSIFDDELPQAIKTGMIATKEMMELIRSYLEKYPDIPYVIDPVMLAKSGDSLMDDAGKHALQEILLPLADVATPNLPEAEEIVGFKLDTEEAIKKAGDIFINEIGSKGVVIKGGHIEDKNIAKDYLFTKDGLEVFESERYDTKHTHGTGCTFSAVITAELAKGKTIYEAVKKAKDFIALSIKYTPEIGQGRGPVNHFAYMKKVGLDDE; translated from the coding sequence ATGAACAAACCTAAAATAGCTTTAACAATTGCTGGTACAGACCCTACAGGCGGTGCAGGTGTCATGGCAGATTTGAAATCATTTCATGCTTGTGGTGTATATGGGATGGCAGCTATTACAAGCATTGTTGCCCAAAATACAAAAGGGGTGCAACATATTCATAATTTAGATATTACGTGGTTAAAAGAACAATTAGATAGTATTTTTGATGATGAATTACCTCAAGCAATTAAAACGGGTATGATTGCAACAAAAGAAATGATGGAATTGATTCGCAGTTATTTAGAAAAATATCCAGATATTCCATATGTGATAGATCCTGTTATGCTTGCTAAAAGTGGAGATTCATTAATGGATGATGCTGGAAAACATGCATTGCAAGAAATATTATTGCCGCTTGCTGATGTTGCCACTCCGAATTTACCAGAAGCTGAAGAAATTGTAGGTTTCAAACTTGATACTGAAGAAGCAATCAAAAAAGCAGGTGATATCTTTATTAATGAAATAGGCAGTAAAGGTGTAGTCATAAAAGGCGGTCATATTGAAGATAAAAATATTGCCAAAGATTATCTATTTACAAAAGATGGCTTAGAGGTATTTGAAAGTGAACGCTATGATACAAAACACACTCATGGAACAGGTTGTACTTTTTCAGCAGTTATTACTGCCGAATTAGCTAAAGGAAAAACAATTTATGAAGCTGTTAAAAAAGCAAAAGACTTTATTGCTTTAAGCATTAAATATACTCCTGAAATTGGCCAAGGAAGAGGCCCAGTTAATCATTTTGCGTATATGAAGAAAGTAGGGTTAGACGATGAATAA